In the genome of Quercus robur chromosome 3, dhQueRobu3.1, whole genome shotgun sequence, one region contains:
- the LOC126716610 gene encoding glucan endo-1,3-beta-glucosidase 3-like, protein MAKGASKCLFILFLSLFTICSSGTLVGFSCKARATATSSPTRTISFLKQNKVTLSQIRVFAADHKVLSSLSDSGVSVDLYLSKCLVGSSVNSKSSVISWLKTHVVNFLPHVNIHSIIIRGGKDYSGQIPLPVVLSTLKSIHSVLSTLHLESEVRVSVAFPLSILENLNRAHERDLQRIFGFIKKVRSYVIVEAGIDGQLSMGDQFVQSMIERVTLASSFLPDVPMVVTIKSPAVPSATEVAQFTVKVSKFLENNTQIREQVVGLYAEVSFMEDFAQKELKREEEQIFLSHRRELLSKTNLKTTLHDTFPPTTTFPTTPISTTPVTPSPDNPPIVVTVPTTNPVTITPNNPGVPPLTVPSTTPVTVPSTNPEYPPVPITNPVTTPSTVPVSPPITNPVTTYPAPSGAVPVTTPVTNPVAPPVTTNAPAIPGQSWCIAKNGALETALQSALDYACGMGGADCSQIQQSGSCYNPNTLQNHASYAFNSYYQKNPVPTSCDFGGAAVIVNSNPSTGSCIFPSSSTSSSPAATATPTPTVTTTPTPTPTTSSPPDTGVSGSGTPPSVLNTSNPASGTTVFGFGNPPAANTTTSFSYGLQPFIGCIILATSFVTGKIVLDM, encoded by the exons ATGGCTAAAGGAGCATCCAAATGCCTCTTCATTCTCTTCCTGTCACTCTTTACTATATGCTCTTCTG GAACTCTAGTAGGTTTCTCCTGTAAAGCAAGAGCAACTGCAACTTCATCACCTACCAGAACTATATCATTCCTGAAGCAAAACAAGGTCACCTTGTCTCAGATTCGGGTTTTTGCAGCAGACCATAAGGTTTTGAGTTCTCTATCTGACTCTGGTGTATCTGTTGATCTTTACTTAAGTAAATGTCTAGTTGGAAGTTCTGTTAATTCCAAGTCATCTGTTATTTCATGGCTGAAAACCCATGTTGTGAACTTTCTTCCACAtgtcaacattcatagcatcatAATTAGGGGTGGCAAAGACTATTCAGGACAAATTCCACTACCAGTGGTTTTGTCAACCTTAAAATCAATCCATTCAGTCCTCAGTACCCTTCACCTAGAAAGTGAAGTAAGAGTCTCAGTAGCATTCCCATTGTCAATCTTAGAGAATTTGAATAGAGCACATGAACGAGACCTGCAAAGGATTTTTGGTTTTATCAAGAAGGTGAGGTCATATGTCATTGTTGAAGCTGGTATAGATGGACAATTAAGCATGGGAGATCAGTTTGTTCAGTCTATGATTGAAAGAGTCACCCTTGCCAGTTCTTTTCTCCCTGATGTTCCAATGGTTGTAACAATTAAGAGCCCTGCTGTTCCTAGTGCAACCGAAGTAGCCCAATTCACTGTTAAGGTCTCGAAGTTTTTAGAAAACAACACTCAGATTAGAGAACAGGTAGTTGGATTATATGCAGAAGTATCATTCATGGAAGATTTTGCACAGAAGGAGCTCAAAAGGGAAGAGGAACAGATCTTTCTGTCTCACCGCAGGGAACTCCTAAGCAAAACCAACCTCAAAACAACTTTACATGACACATTCCCACCAACTACAACCTTTCCCACAACTCCAATATCGACAACACCAGTCACCCCCTCTCCAGATAATCCTCCAATCGTTGTCACAGTTCCAACTACTAACCCTGTCACAATTACACCAAACAATCCTGGTGTTCCACCATTAACAGTTCCCTCCACCACACCCGTCACGGTACCCTCAACAAATCCTGAATATCCACCTGTACCAATCACCAATCCAGTAACAACGCCTAGCACGGTCCCGGTGTCACCACCAATAACTAATCCTGTAACAACTTATCCAGCCCCATCAGGAGCTGTTCCAGTAACTACCCCTGTGACAAACCCGGTAGCACCTCCTGTAACAACAAATGCTCCAGCAATTCCAGGACAAAGCTGGTGTATTGCCAAGAATGGAGCATTGGAGACAGCACTTCAATCAGCACTGGACTATGCATGTGGAATGGGAGGTGCAGACTGCTCACAAATCCAGCAGAGTGGCAGTTGTTACAATCCAAATACACTTCAAAACCATGCCTCATACGCATTCAACAGCTATTATCAAAAGAATCCAGTGCCAACTAGCTGTGACTTTGGAGGGGCAGCTGTGATAGTTAATTCAAATCCAA GCACCGGTTCTTGCATTTTcccatcatcatcaacatcatcatcaccaGCAGCAACAGCAACTCCAACACCAACGGTAACAACAactccaacaccaacaccaacaacTTCATCACCACCAGATACAGGTGTATCAGG CTCTGGTACTCCACCTTCAGTGTTGAATACAAGCAACCCAGCTTCCGGTACCACAGTTTTCGGGTTTGGAAACCCTCCTGCTGCAAACACAACAACGTCCTTCTCATATGGTTTACAGCCCTTTATTGGCTGCATCATTCTGGCAACATCCTTTGTAACTGGAAAGATAGTTCTGGACATGTAG
- the LOC126716609 gene encoding serine/threonine-protein kinase haspin homolog, with protein sequence MGSKAGGNSIDLWSEIVDNENPEKQNQPKIDAVYRRIRPQKASQDANLKQPGSSRKNGNRVSLAPPIKRVSWNRSLSTRGRTSIAVGACVDYQPQAKHAKRKGKPALPKGKFVQPPNFEKEKTYFEEVDAFELLEESPSPKNFGTWAMDGQSNNIIIPHLSSRLEKWLLSKKLNHSIGPSSTLSKILETPAMPLEPICGDDSGSLNLRTPEKSSMKTNSQLPSVQSRSNSISVDKIVIEGDINSQKCNTASVSEGHEGCEDIEVAIKKLSLASTSASLDRDQSDPFAALLAVCGQSSPSKLKDVFSNYCEPENIIKIGEGTFGEAFKAGRYVCKIVPIDGDLRVNGEVQKRSEELIEEVILSRTLNCLRGDGSDGCNSCTTFIQTIDLKVCQGSYDGTLIKAWEDWDEKNGSENDHPKEFPEKQCYVIFVLEHGGKDLESFVLLNFEEAQSLLVQVTAALAVAEAAYEFEHRDLHWGNILLSRNGSETLQFTLEGRHMVVKTFGLLISIIDFTLSRINTGEDILFLDLSSDPYLFKGPKGDRQSETYRKMKEVTDDCWEGSFPRTNVLWLLYLVDILLLKKSFERNSRHERDLRSLKKRLDKCHSAKEAIFDPFFSELLNIECD encoded by the exons ATGGGTTCCAAAGcag GTGGGAATTCCATTGATCTCTGGTCAGAAATTGTAGACAACGAAAACCCAGAAAAGCAAAATCAACCAAAGATTGATGCAGTTTACAGAAGGATAAGACCACAAAAAGCTTCTCAAGATGCAAACTT GAAGCAACCCGGTTCGAGCCGGAAGAATGGGAACCGGGTGAGTTTGGCGCCACCCATCAAGCGAGTCAGCTGGAACCGGTCCCTTTCCACCAG AGGAAGGACAAGTATAGCTGTTGGTGCTTGTGTGGATTACCAGCCTCAAGCAAAGcatgcaaaaagaaaaggaaaacctGCTTTGCCCAAA GGAAAATTTGTACAACCTCCAAATTTCGAGAAGGAAAAGACATACTTTGAAGAGGTTGATGCCTTTGAGTTATTAGAGGAGAGTCCCTCGCCCAAGAACTTTGGTACATGGGCCATGGACGGTCAAAGTAACAATATTATCATACCACATTTGTCCTCAAGATTAGAGAAATGGTTGTTATCCAAGAAACTAAATCACAGTATTGGACCTTCCAGTACACTGTCTAAGATACTAGAAACTCCAGCCATGCCCTTGGAACCAATATGTGGTGATGATTCGGGTTCTTTGAATTTGAGAACTCCTGAAAAATCTTCTATGAAGACTAATTCACAGTTGCCTTCGGTCCAAAGCAGATCTAATTCAATTTCAGTCGATAAAATTGTGATTGAGGGGGATATCAATTCACAAAAGTGCAACACAGCGTCTGTGAGTGAGGGTCATGAAGGTTGTGAAGATATAGAAGTTGCCATTAAGAAACTCTCTCTGGCATCAACATCGGCTTCACTGGATCGTGATCAGTCAGATCCATTTGCTGCATTATTAGCAGTTTGTGGACAGTCATCTCCGTCAAAGCTAAAAGATGTATTCTCCAACTATTG TGAACCagaaaatatcattaaaattggTGAAGGTACTTTTGGGGAGGCTTTTAAAGCTGGTCGCTATGTATGCAAAATAGTACCTATAGATGGAGACTTAAGAGTGAATGGCGAAGTACAAAAG AGGTCAGAAGAATTGATTGAGGAGGTCATTCTTTCTCGAACTCTTAATTGTTTAAGAGGAGATGGCAGCGATGGATGTAACTCATGCACTACATTCATCCAAACAATAGA CTTAAAGGTATGCCAAGGTTCCTATGATGGCACATTGATCAAAGCTTGGGAAGATTGGGATGAGAAGAATGGTTCAGAAAATGATCATCCGAAGGAGTTTCCAGAAAAACAG TGCtatgtcatttttgttttagaacATGGTGGCAAAGATCTTGAAAGCTTTGTacttttgaactttgaagagGCACAGAGTTTATTGGTTCAG GTAACAGCTGCCTTGGCTGTGGCTGAAGCTGCATATGAATTTGAACACCGAGATCTGCACTG GGGGAATATACTTTTAAGCCGGAATGGTTCTGAAACATTGCAATTCACCCTTGAGGGGAGGCATATGGTTGTCAAAACCTTTGGATTGTTGATATCAATAATTGACTTTACTCTTTCAAGAATCAATACTG GTGAAGATATACTTTTTCTAGACTTATCCTCAGACCCTTATCTCTTTAAAGGTCCAAAAGGAGATAGACAA TCAGAAACATATCGAAAGATGAAGGAGGTAACAGATGATTGCTGGGAGGGAAG TTTCCCTAGAACAAATGTGCTGTGGTTGCTGTATTTGGTTGATATATTACTCCTGAAGAAATCATTT GAACGCAATTCAAGACATGAGAGAGATTTGCGATCATTGAAGAAGCGGCTAGACAAGTGTCATTCAGCCAAAGAAGCCATTTTTGATCCTTTTTTTAGTGAATTGTTGAACATAGAATGTGACTGA
- the LOC126716611 gene encoding nuclear envelope-associated protein 2-like, which produces MSIVEKPSSSVAAAEAAVVSSSSPVSSSAASARDIDPLLKDLNEKKQSFRRNVVSLAAELKEVRSRLASQEQSYVKESLTRQASETKARNMEEEIGTLQKRLEERNAQLQASATTAEKYLKDLDDLRSQLSATRATADASAESAQSAQLQCLALIKELDEKNSSLKAHEDRISRLGDQLDNLQRDLQARESSQKQLKDDVLRIEHDIMQAILKAGASKDCELRKLLDEVSPKNFDKINKLLVVKDEEIAKLKDEIKIMSAHWKHKTKELESQLEKQRRADQELKKRVLKLEFCLQESRSQTRKLQRMGERRDKAIKELRDLLAAKQQSAAMGAEKQNFWESSGFKIVVSMSMVILVVFSKR; this is translated from the exons ATGTCAATTGTGGAGAAACCATCTTCGTCTGTGGCGGCGGCGGAGGCGGCCGTGGTGTCATCATCGTCGCCGGTTTCATCATCAGCTGCATCAGCTAGAGATATTGATCCTTTGTTAAAGGACTTGAATGAGAAGAAGCAGAGTTTCCGGCGGAACGTGGTGTCATTGGCGGCGGAGTTGAAGGAGGTTCGGAGCCGGTTGGCATCTCAGGAGCAATCATATGTTAAAGAGTCTCTAACAAGACAGGCAT CTGAGACAAAAGCTAGGAACATGGAGGAAGAGATTGGTACATTGCAGAAGAGATTGGAAGAGAGGAATGCACAGCTACAAGCTTCAGCAACTACTGCTGAGAAG TACCTTAAGGACTTGGATGATCTTAGATCTCAGCTTTCAGCCACTCGAGCAACTGCAGATGCAAGTGCTGAATCAGCTCAATCAGCCCAGCTCCAGTGTTTAGCACTTATAAAGGAATTAGATGAGAAGAATAGTTCACTAAAAGCACATGAGGATCGCATAAGTAGGTTAGGAGATCAATTAGATAATCTGCAGAGGGATCTTCAAGCAAGGGAATCTTCCCAAAAGCAACTTAAAGATGATGTTTTGAGAATTGAACATGATATTATGCAAGCTATTTTGAAAGCTGGAGCAAGCAAGGATTGTGAACTGAGGAAATTATTAGATGAAGTATCTCCcaagaattttgataaaattaataaGCTTTTGGTTGTTAAGGATGAAGAAATAGCAAAACTGAAGGATGAAATCAAGATAATGTCTGCTCACTGGAAACATAAGACCAAGGAATTGGAGTCACAG tTAGAGAAGCAACGTCGAGCTGACCAGGAACTGAAAAAGAGGGTGTTGAAATTAGAATTCTGCCTCCAGGAATCTCGTTCCCAGACCCGAAAGCTCCAAAGG ATGGGAGAGCGAAGGGACAAAGCCATAAAAGAACTCAGAGATCTGTTGGCAGCAAAACAACAAAGTGCAGCTATGGGTgctgaaaaacaaaatttctggGAATCTTCTGGCTTCAAGATCGTTGTTTCCATGTCAATGGTGATCTTGGTGGTCTTTTCAAAGAGATGA